In bacterium, the following proteins share a genomic window:
- a CDS encoding diphthine--ammonia ligase yields MRAFVSWSGGKESTLSCYRARQNSGIEVAYLLNMVSEDGGFSRSHGIPSDLLKAQAEAIGIPILQRKTLWETYEEEFKMALLDLKGYGITAGIFGDIDIAGHRDWVERVCKEGGIKPILPLWKKEREELMLEFIRVGFKAIIVACNSNFLGKEWLGREIDQGLINDLKALPIDLCGENGEFHSFVYDGPIFKNPIEFIKGKKALEDKRLLLELKLK; encoded by the coding sequence ATGAGGGCATTCGTCTCCTGGAGTGGTGGAAAGGAAAGCACGCTTTCCTGTTATAGGGCAAGGCAAAATTCAGGTATTGAGGTTGCCTATCTTTTGAATATGGTATCAGAGGATGGTGGGTTCTCCCGTTCTCACGGCATACCTTCTGATCTGCTAAAAGCTCAAGCAGAAGCAATAGGGATTCCTATCCTTCAAAGGAAGACCCTATGGGAGACCTATGAAGAGGAGTTCAAGATGGCCCTTCTGGATCTCAAAGGATATGGCATTACCGCAGGTATCTTTGGAGATATTGATATAGCAGGACACAGGGATTGGGTAGAAAGGGTTTGTAAAGAAGGGGGCATAAAGCCAATCCTGCCATTATGGAAGAAGGAAAGGGAGGAATTGATGCTTGAGTTCATTAGAGTTGGGTTTAAAGCAATTATTGTTGCCTGTAATTCCAATTTTCTAGGGAAGGAATGGTTAGGGAGAGAGATTGACCAAGGGCTTATCAATGACCTAAAAGCTTTACCGATTGACCTCTGTGGAGAAAATGGAGAATTCCATAGTTTTGTCTATGATGGACCTATTTTTAAAAACCCTATTGAGTTTATTAAGGGAAAGAAGGCATTGGAGGATAAACGCCTTCTTTTGGAGCTAAAATTAAAATGA
- a CDS encoding ABC transporter substrate-binding protein — MKKILLGFLVIGCSICFGQPKRIISLGPYLTESLYLLKAEDCLIACTTYCKAKNKERIGNVVGIDVEKIVGLKPDLVLATPLTKKDSLEKLKSLGINVVLLPYPKNFLSLCEQFMELGRLLGKEKEAERVVKVSKKRVGEVKKKTKGRVKPRVIVQIGAEPLWVSGKDTMINDFIELGGGINIGPDESSPYSKEEIIKDNPDVIIIMEMGILGKEEKRNWEKLGKKRIYIVNAHSLGSPTPASFPKTLKKIAKLLHPEID; from the coding sequence ATGAAAAAAATTTTATTAGGATTCCTAGTGATAGGATGTAGCATTTGCTTTGGGCAGCCAAAGAGGATAATTTCCTTAGGCCCATATCTAACCGAAAGCCTTTATCTCTTAAAGGCTGAGGATTGCCTTATCGCCTGCACTACATATTGCAAGGCAAAAAATAAAGAGAGGATTGGAAACGTAGTAGGTATTGATGTGGAAAAGATTGTAGGGCTTAAGCCAGATTTGGTATTGGCTACACCATTAACCAAAAAGGATTCTCTTGAAAAGCTTAAAAGCCTGGGAATAAATGTTGTTTTGCTTCCCTATCCAAAGAATTTCTTAAGCCTTTGTGAGCAATTTATGGAATTGGGTAGGCTTTTAGGAAAAGAGAAGGAGGCAGAAAGGGTTGTAAAGGTTTCAAAGAAGAGGGTAGGGGAGGTTAAGAAGAAAACAAAAGGGAGGGTAAAACCCCGTGTGATTGTTCAAATTGGAGCAGAGCCATTGTGGGTTTCTGGAAAAGATACAATGATTAATGACTTTATTGAATTAGGAGGTGGGATAAACATTGGTCCAGATGAAAGTTCTCCCTATAGCAAGGAGGAGATTATTAAGGATAATCCCGATGTCATTATTATTATGGAGATGGGAATCCTTGGAAAAGAAGAAAAGAGAAATTGGGAAAAATTGGGAAAGAAAAGAATATATATTGTTAATGCCCATTCGCTGGGAAGTCCAACTCCGGCAAGCTTTCCAAAGACCTTAAAAAAAATAGCAAAGCTTTTACATCCAGAAATTGATTAA
- a CDS encoding iron ABC transporter permease, translating to MIFIGGIAILFISLLSLCIGSYPISLKRIIQVILEGKKTTEHTILFDLRLPRIILGFACGSSLALSGAILQGLFRNPLVEPYTLGISGGACLATTLSILFGLCLPLSLGGFLGASLVIFILYFLSARNRIISLPFLLLLGVMISFISGGLIMLIMALARQEDLHGIIFWIMGSLEEPNLGLIKTMLFFSILGLFLSLPFSLSLNAFLLGEEAALHLGIDCEKTKKALFFISSFLVGSCVSLSGIIGFVGLVIPHLARVFIGWDYRFLLPASWLLGGGFLILCDTIARTIILPYQLPVGVITGIIGGLVFSYFLIRKKW from the coding sequence TTGATATTTATAGGAGGAATAGCAATTCTTTTTATAAGCCTTCTCTCCCTATGCATTGGTTCATATCCAATCTCTTTAAAACGCATTATTCAGGTAATCCTTGAAGGCAAGAAAACAACCGAGCATACTATCCTCTTTGACCTAAGGCTTCCCAGGATTATCTTAGGCTTTGCCTGTGGCTCATCCCTCGCCTTATCAGGGGCAATCCTTCAGGGGCTATTTCGCAATCCCCTGGTTGAGCCATATACATTAGGCATATCAGGTGGTGCTTGCTTGGCAACTACCTTAAGCATTCTCTTTGGCTTGTGCCTCCCCCTTTCCTTAGGCGGATTTCTTGGTGCATCCCTTGTTATTTTTATCCTTTATTTTTTATCGGCAAGAAATAGGATAATCAGCCTTCCCTTCCTTTTGCTGCTTGGTGTAATGATAAGCTTTATTTCAGGAGGCTTGATTATGCTGATTATGGCATTAGCAAGGCAGGAAGACCTCCATGGCATTATCTTTTGGATAATGGGCTCATTAGAGGAGCCAAATTTAGGGCTTATAAAAACAATGCTTTTTTTCTCTATTTTAGGTCTTTTTCTCTCTTTGCCATTTTCTCTATCCCTTAATGCCTTTTTGCTTGGCGAGGAAGCCGCATTGCATCTAGGGATAGATTGTGAGAAAACAAAAAAAGCCCTTTTTTTTATCTCATCCTTCCTGGTAGGCTCTTGTGTCTCTCTTTCTGGAATCATTGGGTTTGTTGGCCTGGTTATCCCTCATCTAGCCCGTGTTTTTATAGGATGGGATTATAGATTTCTCCTTCCTGCCTCCTGGCTTTTAGGTGGAGGGTTTCTCATCCTTTGTGATACCATAGCCAGGACAATAATTTTACCCTACCAGCTTCCCGTTGGTGTAATTACAGGCATCATTGGAGGTTTGGTATTTAGCTATTTTTTAATAAGAAAGAAATGGTAA